A genomic stretch from Gemmatimonadaceae bacterium includes:
- a CDS encoding CoA-acylating methylmalonate-semialdehyde dehydrogenase: protein MSSAIPYTDSFSVGHFINGQVVVEPDAPRLPVYNPSTGVISRDVALGTAQTVAAAVAAARAALPAWADSPPLRRARVLNNYLSLLISHRDALAAMITAEHGKTFADAQGEVTRGIEIVEFACGIPQLLKGAYTEQVSSGVDNWITRQPLGVVAGITPFNFPVMVPMWMFPVALACGNTFVLKPSERDPSPSLLLARLLKDAGLPDGVFNVVQGDKVAVDALLAHDDVKAISFVGSTPIARYIYETGARNGKRVQALGGAKNHMVVAPDADVQLVVDGLLGAAYGSAGERCMAISVAVLVGEIADVVVPQLIERVRALRIGDGMDAGSEMGPIVRREALERIEQYVALGVEEGATLLVDGRGTTVSGRPGGFFTGGTLFDHVTASMRIYREEIFGPVLCCVRVPDVASAIALVNAHEYGNGVSCYTRDGNVAREFARRIEVGMVGINVPIPVPMAWHGFGGWKRSLFGDMHAYGEEGVRFYTRQKSIMQRWPESIGAGADFVMPTGR from the coding sequence ATGAGCTCTGCCATCCCGTACACCGATTCGTTTTCAGTCGGTCATTTCATCAACGGCCAGGTTGTCGTTGAGCCGGACGCGCCGCGACTTCCCGTGTACAATCCGTCCACCGGCGTCATTTCGCGGGATGTGGCGCTCGGGACGGCGCAGACGGTGGCGGCGGCGGTCGCGGCCGCGCGTGCGGCCCTTCCGGCGTGGGCTGACTCACCGCCCCTGCGTCGGGCGCGTGTTCTGAACAACTATCTCTCGCTGCTCATTTCGCATCGCGATGCCCTGGCGGCCATGATCACCGCAGAACACGGAAAGACCTTTGCCGACGCGCAGGGCGAGGTCACGCGCGGCATCGAGATCGTCGAATTCGCGTGCGGTATTCCGCAACTGCTCAAGGGCGCCTACACCGAACAGGTATCCAGTGGCGTCGATAATTGGATCACGCGTCAACCGCTCGGGGTCGTGGCCGGCATCACGCCGTTCAATTTCCCCGTGATGGTGCCGATGTGGATGTTTCCCGTGGCGTTGGCCTGCGGAAACACCTTCGTGCTCAAGCCCAGCGAACGCGACCCATCGCCGTCGCTGTTGCTGGCCAGGCTGCTCAAGGACGCGGGCCTGCCCGATGGGGTGTTCAATGTGGTGCAGGGTGACAAGGTGGCGGTCGACGCCCTGCTTGCCCATGACGATGTGAAGGCCATCAGCTTCGTCGGTTCGACCCCCATCGCGCGATACATCTACGAGACCGGTGCGCGCAACGGAAAACGTGTGCAGGCGCTGGGCGGCGCCAAGAACCACATGGTGGTGGCGCCGGATGCCGATGTGCAGCTGGTCGTGGATGGCTTGCTGGGCGCTGCCTACGGATCGGCCGGAGAGCGTTGCATGGCCATTAGCGTGGCGGTGCTGGTTGGGGAGATTGCCGACGTCGTGGTGCCGCAGCTGATTGAGCGTGTACGTGCGCTCCGGATTGGCGACGGTATGGACGCCGGTTCCGAAATGGGTCCAATCGTTCGACGCGAAGCACTTGAGCGGATTGAGCAGTACGTCGCGCTCGGTGTGGAGGAGGGCGCCACATTGCTGGTGGACGGACGCGGCACAACCGTGTCAGGTCGGCCGGGCGGATTCTTTACCGGCGGCACCCTCTTTGACCACGTGACCGCCTCCATGCGCATCTACCGCGAGGAAATCTTCGGACCGGTGCTATGCTGCGTCCGCGTGCCTGATGTGGCCTCGGCCATCGCACTGGTGAATGCCCATGAGTATGGCAACGGCGTGTCCTGCTATACGCGCGACGGCAATGTCGCGCGTGAGTTCGCCCGCCGGATCGAAGTGGGAATGGTGGGCATCAATGTCCCCATTCCCGTGCCAATGGCGTGGCACGGCTTCGGCGGGTGGAAACGCAGTCTGTTTGGCGATATGCATGCCTATGGCGAGGAAGGCGTCCGCTTCTACACCCGACAGAAGTCCATCATGCAGCGCTGGCCGGAAAGCATCGGTGCCGGCGCCGACTTCGTCATGCCCACGGGGCGGTAA
- a CDS encoding DUF3047 domain-containing protein, translated as MAELTARDTRSRIPLWSWLVSILGIALLLGSALTARQPSTRHVATGRRQLFLAVDGVGWEAFSREKANGLFKRFRHASRMIAPYPTMSHPSWTEIIGTQRAFGERGRLPTVEARWFDLDAMRVFDDPRQVIARQASPYNYMRAFDTFFDPLIEPLMYFPGRRLFDRELEETERAILDGFTGERFNAYISGTDAMAHTHKDDLHAFLGQLDAMIERVVTTLDARGDSVDVWMVSDHGNVGAFAEGEAESYLTPVSMNPAIRRAGLVRRDTGTVLDSNDVSVVTIALASMVNLYFPDLSKRRRFADEVLRERGVTLVTWMDVADGERTIVVRAADGGEAAVRWRVAGDGRSWEYTYRARTGNPLAIPDSLTSRETVRWVPDSVARHASIDGPWPDALHRLVATAEKRVENAPDLIVNLADGFAHDGDFGRTVRMVRTHGSMSARATFGIVASTSTQLPHDVRADEVIDAMRVTPRQLLRQADWLHPLNPDSVVRAQVLASPQVATRHADHSADADFLRRARPVVQSIGYFDWTRLRGLQGLVPSSADSPGTLNAGFDWKDVQKRLSKVDVLQGLARGVDTLLALADSLDPAKLDDRLRTAADQVRGIPELMPLAGLYDDWDRRRTRGTQSLKAGGGAGIRTAAMLSWTLPFFLQASLDFPETDSVLDSRDRPFARDWRRAQAARVRADPERLMGRSRLAATLFSQVFAERSLWQRVEPAAIPLLYDPELSGITVVLVPGIYGELFDGEIWQRGLHAVRERLGVRTMSVRVDGRCSSTINASTLLRGLRDDTRRRIERGYARPRYLLIGYSKGGVDATEALLADSVFAHQQVAALVTIATPHLGSPVAERAELPASLVRWASRDTIPTACATDGSAPSLYPATRRAFWGEFGDQVGERTRLFSLALTSDVHDAHPWMKLTKQVGQFTEPNDGVVALSASRFPADVPSVDLGSVRGDHIAGITASAFPQEAFLESVVITLGELGALDSTSDAAWATAQRDWRHSAGRQRAAATIAPPFATSLRARAPLPGGSAGWTPQATFRLLEASSQQDRGIRTMMLQSHPDGLILHCDQRDLGEFRREYEFIYDAGNGGREGDLLNGFSIVADKGATTGRACHLATQESAIKMTTVSLRFRPVEYPSLSMRLRVPVNVRGVDPGVRRRGASDAAFKLWFVVVDKRPGVPNATRLFGYTWNAADRDGLRPKDGSFLEAVSSRRSLVVTTLPEAWLVAIGAEKTGDAWQQITRDLAADLRKAYPNVPTDALEVVGITIQSDSDESKGKTEVYLDEIAFRPRVSTSKGSP; from the coding sequence ATGGCCGAACTGACCGCGCGCGACACACGATCACGGATCCCCCTTTGGTCGTGGCTGGTGTCGATCCTTGGCATCGCCCTGCTCCTGGGTAGTGCCCTGACGGCGCGCCAGCCCAGCACACGCCACGTAGCGACGGGGCGTCGGCAACTTTTTCTCGCGGTCGACGGGGTGGGATGGGAGGCGTTCTCGCGCGAAAAAGCGAATGGGCTGTTCAAGCGTTTTCGTCACGCCAGCCGCATGATTGCGCCGTATCCCACGATGAGCCACCCGTCGTGGACGGAGATCATCGGCACGCAGCGCGCCTTCGGCGAGCGCGGGCGTCTGCCCACTGTGGAGGCCCGCTGGTTCGACCTTGATGCCATGCGAGTGTTCGACGATCCGCGTCAGGTGATCGCCCGCCAGGCAAGCCCGTACAACTACATGCGCGCGTTCGACACCTTTTTCGATCCGCTCATCGAACCGCTGATGTATTTCCCCGGTCGTCGGCTGTTCGACCGCGAGTTGGAGGAGACCGAGCGCGCGATACTCGATGGGTTCACCGGTGAGCGCTTCAACGCGTACATCAGTGGCACCGATGCGATGGCACACACGCACAAGGACGACCTGCACGCCTTCCTTGGGCAGCTGGACGCGATGATCGAGCGTGTGGTTACCACGCTCGACGCCCGCGGCGACTCGGTTGACGTGTGGATGGTGTCCGACCACGGCAATGTCGGCGCGTTCGCCGAGGGCGAGGCCGAGTCGTATCTCACGCCGGTCTCGATGAACCCCGCCATTCGGCGCGCCGGCCTGGTGCGTCGCGATACCGGCACCGTGCTCGATTCCAACGACGTCTCGGTGGTCACCATTGCGTTGGCGTCGATGGTCAACCTGTACTTCCCCGATCTCTCGAAGCGGCGTCGCTTTGCCGACGAAGTGTTGCGCGAGCGCGGCGTCACGCTGGTCACGTGGATGGACGTCGCCGATGGCGAGCGCACAATCGTGGTGCGTGCGGCCGATGGTGGTGAAGCCGCCGTGCGTTGGCGCGTCGCTGGCGACGGGCGTTCGTGGGAATACACCTATCGGGCGCGCACCGGCAACCCGCTGGCGATACCGGACTCGCTCACGTCGCGCGAAACCGTTCGGTGGGTGCCGGACAGCGTTGCCCGGCATGCGTCGATTGACGGACCGTGGCCTGATGCGTTGCATCGCCTGGTGGCGACCGCCGAGAAGCGCGTGGAGAATGCGCCGGACCTGATTGTGAACCTGGCCGATGGATTTGCTCATGACGGTGACTTTGGTCGCACGGTTCGTATGGTCCGCACTCACGGCTCGATGTCCGCTCGTGCCACGTTCGGCATCGTGGCCAGTACGTCAACGCAGTTGCCGCACGATGTCCGCGCCGATGAAGTGATTGATGCCATGCGGGTGACCCCACGCCAACTGTTACGACAGGCGGACTGGCTCCATCCGCTCAATCCGGACTCCGTGGTGCGCGCGCAGGTACTCGCGTCCCCGCAGGTGGCGACCCGGCATGCCGATCACTCGGCGGATGCCGACTTCCTCCGGCGCGCCCGGCCGGTCGTGCAGTCCATTGGCTATTTCGACTGGACGCGTCTGCGCGGTTTGCAGGGGTTGGTGCCATCGTCGGCCGACTCGCCTGGCACATTGAACGCAGGCTTCGACTGGAAGGATGTGCAGAAGCGTCTGTCAAAGGTGGACGTGCTGCAGGGACTCGCGCGCGGCGTCGACACATTGCTTGCCCTGGCCGATTCACTTGATCCCGCCAAGCTCGATGATCGGCTGCGGACGGCCGCCGATCAGGTCCGTGGAATTCCTGAATTGATGCCGCTGGCGGGATTGTATGACGACTGGGATCGCCGACGGACGCGCGGTACGCAGTCGCTCAAGGCTGGTGGAGGTGCCGGAATACGCACGGCGGCCATGCTCTCGTGGACGCTGCCGTTCTTCCTGCAAGCCTCACTCGACTTCCCGGAAACCGACAGTGTTCTGGATTCCCGTGATCGGCCCTTTGCGCGCGACTGGCGCCGCGCGCAGGCGGCGCGGGTGCGTGCCGACCCGGAACGCCTGATGGGCCGCTCCCGCCTTGCCGCGACCCTATTCAGCCAAGTGTTCGCTGAGCGTAGTCTCTGGCAGCGCGTGGAGCCAGCGGCGATCCCGTTGTTGTACGATCCGGAGCTGTCCGGCATCACCGTTGTCCTGGTGCCCGGTATTTATGGCGAGCTCTTTGACGGGGAGATCTGGCAACGCGGATTGCACGCCGTGCGTGAGCGACTCGGCGTTCGCACCATGTCCGTCCGGGTTGATGGACGCTGCAGTTCGACCATCAACGCGTCCACGCTGCTGCGCGGGCTGCGTGACGACACGCGCCGGCGAATTGAGCGTGGGTACGCCCGTCCTCGGTACTTGCTGATCGGTTACTCCAAGGGCGGAGTTGACGCCACGGAGGCGCTGCTGGCCGACTCGGTATTTGCGCATCAGCAGGTGGCCGCACTGGTGACGATCGCCACGCCGCACCTTGGTTCGCCGGTGGCTGAGCGCGCGGAGTTGCCGGCATCATTGGTGCGCTGGGCGTCACGCGATACGATTCCCACCGCCTGTGCAACCGATGGTTCTGCACCATCACTCTACCCCGCCACGCGACGGGCTTTCTGGGGTGAATTCGGCGACCAGGTGGGTGAACGCACCCGCTTGTTTTCGCTGGCGCTCACCAGTGACGTGCATGACGCGCATCCGTGGATGAAACTGACCAAGCAGGTGGGGCAGTTTACGGAACCCAACGACGGCGTGGTGGCACTGAGCGCTTCGCGGTTCCCCGCCGACGTGCCGTCGGTCGACCTCGGGAGCGTTCGCGGTGATCACATTGCGGGCATCACCGCGTCCGCATTTCCACAGGAAGCATTTCTTGAATCGGTGGTCATCACACTGGGCGAATTGGGGGCGCTCGATTCGACCAGCGATGCGGCATGGGCTACGGCGCAGCGCGACTGGCGTCATTCCGCCGGTCGCCAACGCGCCGCCGCCACCATTGCGCCGCCGTTCGCCACGTCACTTCGCGCCCGCGCTCCACTTCCCGGAGGGTCGGCGGGCTGGACTCCACAGGCAACATTTCGTCTTCTGGAAGCCAGCAGTCAGCAGGATCGCGGCATTCGCACCATGATGCTCCAGTCGCACCCTGATGGGCTCATTTTGCACTGCGACCAGCGCGATCTCGGCGAGTTTCGACGCGAGTATGAGTTCATCTACGATGCCGGAAACGGCGGTCGCGAGGGCGACCTGCTGAATGGGTTTTCGATCGTCGCCGACAAAGGCGCGACGACAGGAAGGGCGTGTCATCTGGCGACGCAGGAAAGTGCAATCAAGATGACCACGGTCAGTCTGCGATTCCGGCCCGTGGAGTATCCGTCGCTGTCGATGCGCCTGCGCGTCCCGGTCAACGTGCGCGGCGTCGATCCGGGGGTGCGGCGCCGTGGCGCCAGCGACGCGGCGTTCAAGCTGTGGTTCGTGGTGGTGGACAAGCGACCTGGCGTCCCGAACGCCACGCGGCTCTTTGGTTACACCTGGAATGCGGCGGACCGTGACGGTCTGCGCCCCAAGGACGGCTCGTTTCTCGAAGCAGTATCGTCACGCCGCTCGCTGGTGGTGACGACACTCCCGGAAGCCTGGCTGGTCGCGATCGGCGCGGAGAAAACGGGGGACGCCTGGCAGCAGATCACGCGCGATCTGGCCGCCGACTTGCGCAAAGCCTATCCCAACGTCCCCACCGACGCGCTGGAGGTTGTGGGCATCACGATCCAATCGGACAGTGATGAGTCGAAGGGAAAGACTGAGGTCTATCTGGACGAAATTGCGTTTCGGCCGCGCGTCAGCACGTCCAAGGGATCGCCCTAG
- the ilvD gene encoding dihydroxy-acid dehydratase: MDKSSLPSRHTTVGPERAPHRSFYYAMGLTEAEIQQPLIGVVSSWNEAAPCNISLRRQAEVAKRGVIAAGGTPREFTTITVTDGIAMGHAGMKSSLVSREIIADSIELTVRGHCYDGLVGLAGCDKSLPGMMMAMLRLDVPSVFLYGGSILPGRFHGRDVTVLDVFEAVGSYAAGKTTLEDLTALERVACPSAGSCGGQYTANSMAYVSEAIGLALPGSASPPAPYEDRDAYAEAAGRAVMRLLRDGPRPRQIVTRQALENAAAVVAATGGSTNAALHLPALANEIGIAFDLFDVAEVFARTPLIADLKPGGRYLAKDVHDIGGVSIILKALLDGGFLHGDCLTVTGKTIAEDLADVVMPSGQEVVRAVSNAISSTGGLVGLRGNLAPDGAVVKVAGLAHRTFSGPARVFESEEAAFTAVMQRAYSAGDVLVIRYEGPAGGPGMREMLSTTSAIYGQGMGEQVALITDGRFSGATRGLCIGHLSPEASVGGPIALLRDGDLIDIDADSATLSVRLTDDELAARRAQWTPRQHDFQSGAIWRYAQTVGSARYGAVVHPGGHAETHVFADA, encoded by the coding sequence ATGGATAAGTCGTCGCTGCCCAGTCGCCACACCACCGTCGGTCCCGAACGCGCACCACACCGCTCGTTCTACTATGCGATGGGTCTCACTGAAGCCGAGATCCAACAGCCGTTGATTGGCGTGGTGTCCAGTTGGAACGAAGCGGCGCCCTGCAACATCTCGCTGCGCCGGCAAGCCGAGGTGGCCAAGCGCGGCGTGATTGCGGCGGGTGGCACTCCGCGCGAGTTCACCACCATCACCGTGACCGATGGCATCGCCATGGGCCATGCGGGCATGAAATCGTCGCTGGTCAGTCGCGAGATCATCGCCGACTCCATCGAGCTGACGGTGCGCGGGCATTGCTACGACGGCCTGGTCGGTCTCGCTGGTTGCGACAAGTCGCTCCCCGGTATGATGATGGCCATGCTGCGCCTCGATGTGCCGTCGGTGTTTCTGTACGGTGGCAGCATTTTGCCAGGTCGATTTCATGGTCGTGATGTGACGGTGCTGGATGTGTTTGAAGCCGTGGGGTCGTACGCGGCGGGCAAGACCACGCTTGAGGACCTCACCGCGCTGGAGCGCGTGGCGTGTCCGAGTGCCGGTTCGTGTGGTGGCCAGTATACCGCCAACAGTATGGCGTATGTGTCGGAAGCCATCGGTCTCGCGTTACCGGGTTCGGCCAGTCCGCCCGCCCCGTACGAGGATCGCGACGCCTATGCCGAAGCGGCTGGCCGCGCCGTGATGCGTTTGCTGCGCGATGGGCCGCGTCCACGACAAATCGTGACGCGTCAGGCGTTGGAGAATGCGGCCGCCGTGGTGGCGGCCACCGGCGGTTCCACCAACGCCGCATTGCATCTTCCGGCGCTTGCCAACGAAATCGGAATTGCGTTCGATTTGTTTGATGTCGCCGAGGTCTTTGCGCGTACGCCACTCATTGCGGATCTCAAGCCCGGCGGCCGCTATCTCGCCAAGGACGTGCATGACATCGGTGGCGTGTCCATCATTCTCAAGGCGCTGCTGGACGGCGGATTTCTGCATGGTGATTGCCTCACCGTGACGGGCAAGACCATCGCCGAAGACCTGGCCGACGTGGTGATGCCGAGCGGCCAGGAGGTGGTGCGCGCGGTTTCCAATGCGATTTCGTCGACCGGTGGATTGGTGGGATTGCGTGGCAACCTTGCGCCTGATGGCGCGGTGGTGAAGGTCGCGGGCCTGGCGCATCGAACGTTCAGCGGACCGGCGCGCGTGTTCGAGTCGGAGGAAGCGGCATTCACCGCTGTCATGCAGCGGGCGTACTCGGCTGGCGATGTGCTGGTGATTCGCTATGAAGGTCCGGCTGGCGGGCCGGGCATGCGGGAGATGCTGTCCACGACATCCGCCATTTACGGCCAGGGAATGGGCGAGCAGGTGGCACTCATTACCGATGGTCGGTTCTCCGGCGCCACGCGCGGCCTGTGCATCGGGCATTTGTCTCCCGAAGCGTCGGTGGGTGGACCAATCGCGTTGCTGCGCGACGGTGATCTCATCGACATTGACGCCGATTCCGCCACCCTGTCGGTGCGGCTGACGGACGATGAACTGGCCGCACGACGCGCACAGTGGACACCGCGACAGCACGACTTCCAGTCGGGCGCGATTTGGCGCTATGCGCAGACCGTGGGTTCGGCGCGCTACGGCGCCGTGGTCCATCCCGGAGGGCATGCGGAAACGCACGTGTTTGCCGATGCCTGA
- a CDS encoding BlaI/MecI/CopY family transcriptional regulator, with protein MADPIHFPPRELAVMSVLWKLGSATVTQVKDELDEPVAYTTVLSALQTLEEKGYVRHEAEGRAYRYFAAVEAEHAGGSAIARIRDAIFRARRSACSPSW; from the coding sequence ATGGCCGACCCAATCCACTTCCCCCCCCGCGAACTCGCCGTGATGAGCGTCCTCTGGAAGCTCGGCTCGGCCACCGTCACCCAGGTCAAGGACGAGCTTGATGAGCCCGTGGCCTACACCACGGTTCTCTCGGCGCTCCAGACCCTCGAAGAGAAGGGATACGTCCGCCACGAGGCTGAAGGGCGCGCCTATCGCTACTTCGCGGCGGTAGAAGCCGAGCACGCCGGCGGAAGCGCTATTGCGCGCATCCGCGACGCGATCTTCAGGGCTCGTCGGAGCGCTTGTTCGCCCAGTTGGTAA
- a CDS encoding DUF4403 family protein: MIRPTVSAVMAGRQYQAAGRVVITTDLEVNADWQIRARSRVRSVRPVTETDRDACRVTMFHIDVTDRVVAALRPQLQSRLPAVDRKIPRSICERASSGGTISSTRAFASRTVSGWSGTGFRFDWADCGRDTALIADVRLFARPLLVYGPQPARITTTLPPLVPANRVVGDSAHLLLEGLLGYDAASTLLAKQLVGRHFSRFGRRVAVKQARLYPLGDGRVVLALGMDGAIGGDACFMGTPKWIRWPACSPCLTSDFDVATANALVLGLAWLKKRIW; the protein is encoded by the coding sequence ATGATCAGGCCCACGGTCAGCGCCGTCATGGCAGGTCGGCAGTATCAGGCCGCGGGTCGCGTCGTCATCACGACCGATCTGGAAGTGAATGCCGATTGGCAGATCCGCGCCCGATCACGCGTGCGATCCGTGCGACCGGTCACCGAGACAGATCGCGATGCGTGTCGGGTGACGATGTTCCACATCGACGTCACCGATCGTGTGGTGGCCGCGCTTCGGCCGCAACTGCAGAGTCGACTGCCCGCAGTCGATCGCAAGATTCCGCGTTCGATCTGCGAGCGCGCGTCGAGCGGTGGTACAATCTCCTCAACAAGAGCATTCGCATCCAGGACAGTCTCTGGCTGGTCTGGCACCGGTTTCAGGTTCGATTGGGCGGATTGCGGCAGGGATACCGCACTGATTGCGGATGTCCGCCTGTTCGCGCGGCCTTTGCTGGTGTACGGACCGCAGCCGGCGAGAATCACGACGACACTCCCTCCGTTGGTACCGGCCAATCGGGTGGTTGGAGACAGCGCCCACCTGCTGCTGGAGGGTCTGCTTGGCTACGATGCGGCGAGCACATTGCTGGCCAAACAGCTCGTCGGGCGACACTTCAGCCGCTTCGGACGCCGAGTCGCGGTGAAACAGGCGCGACTCTACCCGCTGGGCGACGGCCGCGTCGTGCTGGCGCTGGGCATGGACGGCGCCATCGGTGGCGACGCATGCTTTATGGGAACGCCGAAGTGGATTCGGTGGCCCGCATGCTCACCGTGCCTGACCTCTGACTTTGACGTGGCCACGGCCAACGCCCTGGTACTCGGGCTGGCGTGGCTCAAGAAGAGGATATGGTGA